GTTCCAGCTTGCGCATGATCTGCGGCAGCACAGCGTCGGACGAAGCGGTGCCCATCACGATCAGCAGCTCTTCGCGCAGGTACTTGAGCAGCGGCAGCATCCGCAGGCCGGACAAGCGCATTACCAGCCCGAGGATCAGCGCGACAAAGGCAAAGCACGTCAGGTAGAACAGCCCAACCAGGCTGCCCAGGTGTTGCAGCGAGTCCAGGCCGTAGGTGCTGGTGGTGAACGCGATGGCACCGAATACGCCAATCGGCGCCAGGCGCACGATCATGCCCATGATGCGGAAGATCACATGGCTAAGCTCATTGATCAGCCGCGAGATACCGCTGGCCGCTTCGCCCACCAGGTTCAGCGCACTGCCGAACAGCACCGAGAACAGCAGCACCTGCAACACGTTGTTATCGGCAAACGCACCGATCACCGAGTTGGGAATCAGGTCCATCAGGAACTGGCTGGTGCCCTTGATGTGCTGGCCCTTGTCGGCCAGCTCATTCAAGCCGGCGGAAGAGAGTTGCTCAAGGTGAATATTGGCGCCGCTGCCGATGCCGGTGCTGAAGGCCATGATCAGGCCAAGCACCAGGGCGACGGTGGTCAGCACTTCAAAGTAGATCACCGACTTGAGCCCGATACGCCCGACCTTCTTCAAATCGCCGGCGCCGGAAATACCGCTGACCACGACACAGAACACGATCAGGCCGATCAGCATTTTGATCAGCTTGATAAAGCCGTCGCCCAGGGGTTTGAGTTGTGAGGAAAATTCGGGAAGGGCCAGGCCGCAGGCGATGCCGAGCATCAGGCCAATCACGACTTGCAGGAAAATCGAACGCGAGCACCATCTGAGCATGGGAGGGATCTCTATTCGGTGCCCTGGTGGTTCCAGGGCTTAATTGTTGTGGTCTTACCGGTAAGTCCAGTGCGCGGCCAGTCTACGCTCGGTTTTTTTCAAACAACAAGTAAATATTCAGCGGTTGACAGGTCCCGGTCTGACCAGTTGGTCGGTAAGTACGGTGCTTGAGCGGTTGACGGGCTTTAAAGTTTTTTGCGTATCATCGGCCCACGGCACACGAGGTGATGGATGGATCAACCAGGGCTGACAACCGACCCCGCAGGACGTACCCATTGCAGCTGGCGCAACGCCGCCCCGGAATACCTCCATTACCACGACCACGAATGGGGCGTGCCGGTGGCGGATGACATCCAGTTGTACGAGAAAATCTGCCTGGAGGGCTTTCAGGCGGGGATGGCGTGGATCACGATCTTGCGCAAGCGTGAATATTTTCGGCAGGCGTTCCACGGATTTGATTTTCGCCAGGTCGCGCAATATGACCAGGCGGATATCGAGCGCTTGATGACGGATCCGGGGATCGTGCGTAACCGCGCCAAGATCGTCTCCACCATCAACAATGCGCGCCGGGCCTGTGAGCTGGTGGAAGAAACCGGCTCGCTGGCACGCTGGTTATGGACATTCGAACCCGGCGAAGCTGAACGCCCGGCAGTGGTGGACATGGCTTACTGGAC
This genomic stretch from Pseudomonas synxantha BG33R harbors:
- a CDS encoding C4-dicarboxylate transporter DctA; translated protein: MEIPPMLRWCSRSIFLQVVIGLMLGIACGLALPEFSSQLKPLGDGFIKLIKMLIGLIVFCVVVSGISGAGDLKKVGRIGLKSVIYFEVLTTVALVLGLIMAFSTGIGSGANIHLEQLSSAGLNELADKGQHIKGTSQFLMDLIPNSVIGAFADNNVLQVLLFSVLFGSALNLVGEAASGISRLINELSHVIFRIMGMIVRLAPIGVFGAIAFTTSTYGLDSLQHLGSLVGLFYLTCFAFVALILGLVMRLSGLRMLPLLKYLREELLIVMGTASSDAVLPQIMRKLEHLGIGSSTVGLVIPTGYSFNLDGFSIYLTLAIVFIANATGTPLSMTDLLTILLVSLITSKGAHGIPGSALVILAATLTAIPAIPVVGLVLVLAVDWFMGIGRALTNLIGNCVATVAIARWEKDIDIQRANKVLDGQQGYAFQAKKPVLPAHQEF
- a CDS encoding DNA-3-methyladenine glycosylase I; translation: MDQPGLTTDPAGRTHCSWRNAAPEYLHYHDHEWGVPVADDIQLYEKICLEGFQAGMAWITILRKREYFRQAFHGFDFRQVAQYDQADIERLMTDPGIVRNRAKIVSTINNARRACELVEETGSLARWLWTFEPGEAERPAVVDMAYWTANPTSAASMRLSKALKKRGWTFVGPTTMYALMQAMGMVNDHLEGCECRLRIEHQRDLFKRP